A genomic segment from Phragmites australis chromosome 6, lpPhrAust1.1, whole genome shotgun sequence encodes:
- the LOC133922425 gene encoding uncharacterized protein LOC133922425: MGMLSLKRLMSTRQRERRRRRRHKVQVRNGSIPSMSKAKKDNSRPGKRFRDSWPNLPADIWCNIHSLMPMQDSARAACVSRAFLHSWKRHPNLILTKETLGLKQNACGKGDIARAFTSKVDQILKNHSGTGVKTLELDIFDCRDLDTCYLNNWLQIAITPGIENITLWLPLKYRESYTFPCSLLFGGNGSSIRHLHLTYCAFRPTIGIGCLRSLTNLYLHDVHITGEQLGCLLSNSFALKKLELIFCDEIICLKIPCMLERLSWLTVSYCRMLQMIESKAPNLSTIYFDGDLVQLSLGQSLQVKNLDMRCSNNTNFLCYAITKLPYIVPNLETLTLSSISERINTPVVAAKFLHLKYLEFFLDGDLSPGYDYLSLVSFLDASPVLETFILGVNQGYMEFDSIFGDASHMRQMSEHKHDSLKDVTIFGFCSAKSMVELTCHILENATSLECITLDSVFDANDKDDMGRCSVTSARKTGECSRLTNQMIMEANRGLMAIERYIVGKVPSTVKLDVRGPCSWCHTLEL; the protein is encoded by the exons ATGGGGATGCTGTCTCTGAAGCGGCTCATGAGTACGCGGCAGCGGgagcgtcgtcgtcgtcgtcgtcacaAAGTCCAAGTCCGCA ATGGATCGATTCCTTCCATGTCTAAAGCGAAGAAGGATAACTCTCGGCCTGGTAAAAGATTCAGAGATTCGTGGCCAAACCTCCCAGCG GACATCTGGTGCAATATACATTCCCTAATGCCAATGCAAGATTCTGCCCGCGCTGCTTGTGTATCTCGTGCATTTCTACATTCATGGAAACGACATCCCAACCTCATCCTCACTAAGGAAACACTAGGCTTGAAACAAAATGCATGTGGAAAGGGTGATATAGCAAGGGCCTTCACTAGCAAAGTTGACCAGATTCTGAAAAACCACTCAGGCACTGGCGTGAAGACACTTGAGCTTGACATCTTTGATTGCCGCGATCTAGACACTTGTTATCTCAATAATTGGCTTCAGATTGCTATTACACCGGGGATTGAAAATATCACCCTTTGGCTGCCTTTAAAATACAGGGAAAGCTACACCTTCCCATGCTCACTTTTATTTGGTGGGAATGGAAGCTCGATTCGGCATCTTCACCTCACCTATTGTGCCTTCCGTCCCACAATTGGCATTGGTTGCTTAAGAAGCCTAACAAATCTGTATCTGCATGACGTGCATATCACAGGGGAACAGTTAGGGTGCCTTCTTTCCAATTCTTTTGCTTTGAAGAAGTTGGAACTCATATTTTGCGATGAGATCATCTGCCTGAAGATACCATGCATGCTGGAGCGACTCAGCTGGCTGACTGTTTCATATTGCAGAATGCTGCAAATGATAGAGAGCAAAGCTCCGAACCTCTCCACCATCTACTTTGATGGTGACCTAGTACAACTCTCACTCGGACAGTCATTGCAAGTGAAGAACCTAGATATGAGATGTTCAAATAATACCAACTTTCTCTGTTACGCTATTACCAAGCTTCCATATATTGTGCCAAATCTTGAAACTCTTACCTTATCTTCAATTAGTGAG AGGATTAATACACCGGTGGTAGCTGCCAAATTCCTCCACCTCAAGTACTTGGAATTTTTTCTTGATGGAGATCTTTCCCCAGGATATGATTATTTGTCTTTGGTTTCTTTTCTCGACGCTTCTCCTGTTTTGGAGACTTTCATCTTGGGT GTAAATCAGGGTTACATGGAGTTTGATTCGATTTTTGGGGATGCCTCACATATGAGGCAGATGTCTGAACACAAGCATGACAGCCTCAAGGATGTGACGATCTTTGGCTTCTGCTCCGCAAAGAGCATGGTTGAGCTAACATGCCATATTCTTGAGAATGCAACATCACTGGAATGTATCACCTTGGACAGCGTATTTGATGCGAATGACAAAGACGATATGGGTAGGTGTTCTGTAACTTCTGCCCGCAAAACCGGTGAATGCTCCCGACTTACTAATCAGATGATCATGGAAGCCAATAGAGGGCTCATGGCCATCGAAAGATACATCGTGGGGAAAGTTCCCTCTACGGTTAAGTTAGATGTTCGGGGGCCTTGTAGCTGGTGCCATACTTTGGAGCTCTAG